The genomic stretch TGGAGCTTTTCGTGTGAATTATGATAAAACAAACAACCCATCATATAACGAGAGACATTTTTTGAAATTAATTGTTGTATTCACTATGTGTTTTTTGTAATCCGATATATTCACCTATTTCATCAACTGTAGGATGAAGAACAATATTCCTTAATTCTAGCTTTTTTATTGATAAGCCTATAAAGAAATCTTTCCTATGCTATGGTGGAAGCTTATTTTAAGAGTATTGGTCATCCGATTTATTTTGGTGAAATCTATGACGAAGCAAAAGAACTAGAAACTGCTTATAAATCCAGTTTGATAGCAGAGCAATCTGAATTAATAGTTGTGGAAATGTTTGTAGATGGAATTACTCCTGAATCATATTCTTTTTTATCCGTAGATTCTAAGGCAAAGTACTTTGAATTTGATATGGCGGATAATAATTACAATTTGAATTTGTATAAAGATGTTATGAGGAAGATGAATCAAAAGATGTCTAGTTCAGAGTTGTTTGAAGGATATCAGGAGATTTATGAGGCAAAGATGTTGCAGCGGATGGATGGAGCGCAGGAGAAGAAATGGGATAGAAGTAGGTAGTTTAGGGCGTGTTGTTATTGGGTATGTATTAACAGTAGCAGCACGTTTTTTCTTTACAATAGATAATTGAATAAAACTTCAAAAATCGTTTGTTTTGCAAAAGTGGTTATGGTAAAATGGTTTTAAAATAAAACCATTAAAAAATGATTTTTAGATAATGAGGATTAGAATATGAATGAAATACTTGGCTTTGTAAATGAAAAAACAAAGGTATTAGTAATTCTAAAAGAAAACCAATTACAAATCGATGGAAAGAACATTTGTCCATTGAATCAGCAAGAAATAGCCAATCTGGTGTCTTGTGGGAAACTTAAGGTAAATCAGATATTAAAGGAATTGATTGATGATGGATATGTTGAAATGCTTCATACGAAGGGGCGGTATATTGTAACAGATAAAGGTGATGGGGTGTTAAAAAAGCTTTCACTTAGGTAGTGTAAGTCCTGAAAAAGGGACAGGTAAATGTGGTAGACTTAGTACATTAAGCTGCAAAGTAAAAAATTAAGTGGCACAAAGAAACTGGTGGAGGGGGTTTAGAGTGGAATATCTAATGAAGAATGATTTGATCAAGGAGTTAAATTTATCAACAAGAACATATAACGCGTTGATGAGAACTAATATAACAACAATTGATGATCTGCTGAAATTACCTACAGAACAAATATTT from Anaerocolumna sp. AGMB13020 encodes the following:
- a CDS encoding helix-turn-helix domain-containing protein encodes the protein MNEILGFVNEKTKVLVILKENQLQIDGKNICPLNQQEIANLVSCGKLKVNQILKELIDDGYVEMLHTKGRYIVTDKGDGVLKKLSLR